Proteins co-encoded in one Gleimia hominis genomic window:
- a CDS encoding alpha/beta fold hydrolase, with protein sequence MTSKFSKRPAMSNTMGRSLLMPSGPWSHRTVNAAGVNFHVAIHGPEDGTPVLLLHSFPRTWLSWKHTLVSLGDANWRAIAMDLRGFGNSDLQPHGQDPLRMSADISAVISALGYTNAHVIGAGLGEFSAGSSRPPRPNACAPSCPCVAPTRCAPPRLTTRQR encoded by the coding sequence GTGACCTCCAAGTTTTCAAAACGACCGGCCATGTCCAACACGATGGGCCGGTCGTTACTCATGCCCTCCGGCCCCTGGTCCCACCGAACCGTCAACGCGGCGGGCGTAAACTTCCACGTCGCCATTCACGGGCCCGAAGACGGCACGCCCGTCCTGCTGCTCCACAGCTTTCCGCGCACGTGGCTGTCTTGGAAACACACGCTCGTTAGCCTCGGAGACGCCAACTGGCGGGCAATCGCCATGGACCTGCGCGGATTCGGTAACTCCGACCTGCAACCCCACGGGCAAGACCCGCTGCGCATGTCCGCAGACATCTCCGCCGTAATCAGCGCCCTCGGCTACACCAACGCGCACGTAATCGGCGCGGGCCTGGGGGAATTCTCGGCTGGATCCTCGCGGCCACCACGCCCAAACGCGTGCGCTCCCTCATGTCCGTGTGTAGCCCCCACCCGCTGTGCGCCACCACGCTTAACCACCCGCCAGCGGTGA
- the nth gene encoding endonuclease III: protein MHTNAPAVAKKLAHLYPDAHCALVHRNAYELLVATVLSAQTTDARVNTVTPQLFDRYPTPTDLANADPDAVARIVRPLGFQNRRSSQLVRLGAALENSFNGEVPRERKQLESLPGVGRKTAHVVMGNAFGVRAITVDTHVGRLARRLGWSKHKAPLAVEKDIVRVLPDADWTVLCHRLIEHGRRVCHSRQPDCGHCELAQLCPSASV from the coding sequence ATGCACACGAACGCCCCTGCTGTTGCAAAAAAGTTGGCTCACCTGTATCCCGATGCGCACTGCGCGCTAGTGCACCGTAACGCTTACGAACTGCTGGTGGCTACTGTGCTTTCGGCGCAAACCACGGACGCGCGGGTTAACACGGTTACCCCGCAGCTGTTTGACCGCTATCCCACGCCCACAGATTTAGCGAATGCGGATCCGGATGCGGTTGCGCGCATTGTTCGCCCACTTGGGTTCCAAAACCGTCGCAGTAGCCAGTTAGTACGGTTAGGGGCAGCTTTGGAAAATAGTTTTAACGGTGAGGTACCGCGTGAACGTAAGCAACTGGAATCCCTGCCGGGGGTGGGTCGTAAAACCGCGCACGTGGTGATGGGCAATGCGTTTGGGGTGCGGGCAATAACTGTGGACACGCACGTGGGACGGTTAGCGCGCCGCCTGGGGTGGAGTAAACACAAAGCCCCGCTGGCTGTGGAAAAAGATATTGTCCGGGTTCTGCCGGATGCGGATTGGACAGTTCTGTGCCACCGGTTAATTGAGCACGGTCGGCGCGTGTGCCATTCGCGCCAACCCGATTGTGGGCACTGCGAACTGGCGCAACTATGCCCATCCGCCAGCGTCTGA
- a CDS encoding Crp/Fnr family transcriptional regulator has translation MESNYISQVPLFDGLDEQQQTSLRQRMGQTTLRRGEVLFEEGDQGNRLYIITEGKIKLGHTSLDGRENLLAVLGPGEIIGELTLFDPGARTASATAVSPVTLLYLEHSDLVEILDTNPTMARHMLRSLARRLRRTNESLADLVFSDVPGRVAKALLDLADRFGTQTDHGVHVPHDLTQEELAQLVGASRETVNKSLADFVSRGWIQLEGRAVTLLDLDRLARRAR, from the coding sequence GTGGAGAGTAACTACATCAGTCAGGTCCCACTGTTCGATGGTTTAGACGAACAGCAGCAGACTTCACTGCGTCAGCGGATGGGACAAACAACGCTGCGTCGCGGTGAGGTCCTATTCGAAGAAGGCGACCAAGGCAACCGCCTGTACATCATCACGGAAGGCAAGATTAAGCTGGGCCATACCTCGCTCGATGGGCGGGAGAATCTGCTGGCAGTGCTTGGGCCGGGTGAGATTATTGGCGAACTAACCCTCTTTGACCCGGGTGCGCGCACCGCTTCAGCAACCGCTGTTTCCCCGGTGACGCTCCTGTACTTGGAGCACTCGGACCTCGTGGAAATTCTGGACACGAACCCGACGATGGCGCGGCACATGCTGCGTTCACTGGCGCGTCGTCTGCGTCGCACCAACGAGTCACTTGCCGACCTGGTGTTCTCGGACGTACCCGGCCGCGTCGCCAAAGCCCTGCTGGACCTGGCGGACCGGTTCGGCACTCAAACTGACCACGGCGTGCACGTCCCTCACGACCTCACGCAAGAGGAACTGGCGCAGCTCGTGGGTGCCTCACGCGAAACTGTTAACAAGTCTTTAGCAGACTTCGTTTCTCGCGGCTGGATCCAGCTCGAAGGCCGCGCGGTAACACTACTGGACTTGGATCGGCTCGCCCGCCGCGCCCGGTAG
- a CDS encoding DUF4177 domain-containing protein, with the protein MQKWEYATIPLLVHSTKQILDQWGEDGWELVQVVPAPANPESLVAYLKRPKQD; encoded by the coding sequence ATGCAGAAATGGGAATACGCAACGATACCGTTGCTGGTGCACAGTACAAAACAGATTCTGGATCAGTGGGGCGAAGACGGGTGGGAACTCGTGCAGGTCGTTCCCGCACCCGCTAACCCCGAAAGTCTTGTGGCGTACCTCAAACGCCCCAAGCAAGACTAG
- a CDS encoding WhiB family transcriptional regulator, with protein sequence MKYEYADSDQSWAAKALCATDSPDALFVQGAGQRQVRSRCFACEVRLECLADALQSEANFGVWGGLTERERRAMLRHYTDVKDWREWILHSDDPLAEEIRTPKVPKVLARVRR encoded by the coding sequence ATGAAATACGAATACGCGGATAGCGATCAGAGCTGGGCAGCGAAGGCGCTGTGTGCAACTGATTCTCCCGACGCGTTGTTCGTTCAGGGCGCAGGTCAGCGTCAGGTTCGATCGCGCTGTTTTGCGTGCGAGGTGAGGTTGGAATGCCTGGCAGACGCGTTGCAATCAGAAGCTAACTTCGGAGTCTGGGGTGGGTTAACTGAACGGGAACGCCGGGCCATGCTCCGCCACTACACGGATGTGAAGGATTGGCGCGAATGGATCTTACATTCAGATGATCCGTTAGCGGAAGAGATTCGCACGCCGAAAGTACCGAAAGTTCTCGCGCGCGTTCGTCGCTAA
- a CDS encoding transglycosylase domain-containing protein has translation MPHSNIRSVKKPQLARLLTAFLAVCALAGVLLSGLLVPTLGLAGMVVKSGPEVFDSLPADLKIVPPSEQSTLVASDGTVLASFYTENRIVVPLDKISKHLQQAVISTEDRRFYDHKGIDPEGMARAALNNLGGSGSTQGASTLTQQYVKNSLLEAGLQKGDQDMIDEATEQTIGRKLREARYALDLEKRLSKEEILAGYLNIAPFGPNVYGAEAAAHLYFSKPAAKLDALESALLAGIVKSPNEYNPLRNPDAAQDRRDTVLTSMLAQNKITQEEYDKFVKIPVKKMLKPDYTPQGCAGAGNAAYFCEYVRSELLRSKEFGESQEDRLQKLQRGGLTIKTTLNKDLQAKAFKAVQDRIPINDPSGANTAIVSMDPRNGAIVAMAQNTNFGTPTEQNPGATQNSITADKAHGGGDGFQAGSALKPFTMLEWFREGRSAYERVGGHSIHFSRGEWNIPCAPEMADNWTVQDVDGKPGSFNIIEATEKSVNRAYAHMATQLDMCKIFDGMKDLGISKPDGSRLDPHPSSIIGAPATPLSMARAYSAFANKGKLCKPMSVTEVTDRDGKQVAKFKSSCSQAIPEKNANQVADVLQQTTQSAFYRASDIGRPHIGKTGTTDNNAGLWFVGGTPQLITGAWAGYASQSSASMNGITVNGTYYGTVYGGTFTAPMWKQYMESALEGQEVMNFPEADLTNGKKDEPARAREPQHQQAEDEGERDAEPQYEYVYEYEEDDGE, from the coding sequence ATGCCTCATTCGAATATTCGCTCGGTCAAAAAACCGCAGCTCGCCCGGCTCCTCACCGCGTTCCTTGCGGTGTGCGCACTGGCGGGTGTGCTCCTTTCGGGTCTTTTAGTTCCGACCCTTGGGTTAGCGGGCATGGTGGTGAAGTCCGGTCCGGAGGTTTTTGATTCCCTCCCCGCCGATTTGAAGATCGTCCCCCCGTCGGAACAGTCCACTCTCGTGGCGTCAGACGGCACGGTTTTAGCGTCGTTCTACACGGAAAACCGGATCGTTGTTCCGCTCGACAAGATTTCTAAACACCTTCAGCAAGCGGTTATTTCCACTGAGGACCGCCGGTTCTACGACCATAAAGGCATTGATCCTGAGGGCATGGCCCGCGCCGCGTTGAATAACCTCGGTGGGTCCGGGTCCACGCAGGGTGCGTCTACCCTCACGCAACAATATGTGAAGAACTCGCTTCTGGAAGCTGGTTTGCAAAAAGGTGACCAGGACATGATTGATGAGGCAACCGAGCAGACCATCGGGCGGAAATTGCGCGAGGCACGCTACGCTCTAGATCTAGAGAAGCGCTTGTCGAAAGAAGAGATCCTGGCGGGGTACTTGAATATCGCCCCGTTCGGCCCCAACGTGTACGGGGCGGAGGCGGCTGCGCACCTGTATTTCTCAAAACCAGCTGCGAAACTGGACGCGTTAGAATCTGCGCTGCTAGCGGGAATTGTTAAATCCCCCAATGAGTACAATCCGCTGCGGAACCCGGATGCGGCTCAGGATCGGCGGGACACGGTCCTAACGTCAATGCTGGCGCAAAACAAGATCACGCAAGAAGAGTACGACAAGTTCGTGAAAATCCCAGTGAAGAAAATGTTGAAACCCGACTACACTCCCCAGGGGTGTGCGGGAGCTGGCAACGCCGCGTACTTTTGTGAATACGTGCGATCTGAACTGCTGCGGTCAAAAGAGTTCGGGGAATCCCAAGAAGACCGATTACAAAAACTTCAGCGTGGTGGTTTAACCATTAAAACCACGTTGAATAAGGACTTGCAGGCGAAAGCGTTCAAGGCGGTGCAAGATCGGATTCCAATTAACGACCCATCGGGTGCCAACACAGCGATAGTTTCTATGGATCCACGCAACGGGGCAATTGTAGCGATGGCGCAGAACACGAACTTCGGCACCCCCACGGAGCAGAACCCGGGGGCAACACAGAACTCGATCACGGCCGATAAGGCACACGGTGGTGGTGATGGGTTCCAGGCGGGGTCAGCGTTGAAGCCGTTCACGATGCTCGAATGGTTCCGTGAGGGCCGCTCCGCATATGAACGGGTTGGAGGCCACTCCATTCACTTCAGCCGAGGAGAGTGGAATATTCCATGCGCCCCCGAGATGGCGGACAACTGGACGGTGCAGGATGTGGACGGTAAACCCGGGTCTTTCAACATTATTGAGGCCACGGAGAAGTCTGTGAACCGCGCTTACGCGCACATGGCGACACAGTTGGATATGTGCAAGATCTTTGACGGCATGAAAGACCTGGGGATCTCTAAGCCCGATGGTTCCAGGTTGGATCCGCACCCGTCGTCGATTATTGGTGCACCGGCAACCCCGCTGAGCATGGCGCGCGCGTACTCTGCGTTCGCTAATAAAGGTAAGTTGTGCAAACCCATGTCCGTGACCGAGGTGACGGATCGGGATGGTAAGCAGGTTGCGAAGTTCAAGTCCTCTTGTTCGCAAGCGATACCGGAGAAGAATGCGAACCAGGTGGCGGATGTGCTGCAGCAAACCACGCAGAGCGCGTTCTACCGCGCCTCTGACATTGGCCGTCCGCACATCGGGAAAACCGGGACTACGGATAACAACGCGGGTCTTTGGTTCGTGGGTGGTACCCCGCAGCTGATTACCGGCGCGTGGGCGGGTTACGCATCCCAGTCTTCGGCGTCGATGAATGGCATTACCGTTAACGGCACGTACTACGGCACGGTTTATGGTGGTACGTTCACCGCTCCGATGTGGAAGCAGTACATGGAGTCTGCTTTGGAGGGCCAGGAGGTAATGAACTTCCCTGAGGCAGACTTGACTAACGGGAAGAAGGACGAACCCGCGCGGGCTCGTGAGCCGCAGCATCAGCAGGCTGAAGACGAGGGTGAGCGGGATGCCGAACCTCAATACGAGTACGTTTACGAATATGAGGAAGACGACGGCGAATAG
- a CDS encoding metallophosphoesterase — protein sequence MPKKPVLTRFGYATAAVAATAVAGLAWTQVERRWPTVRHVDARGVLPTGAAPVRVLHVSDLHLFPGQDFLVDFVRSLAELEFDFVVSTGDNFGSTRGLPMLRRAYEPLLGHPGAFVFGSNDYYSPQPKPWHSYLVGSRRHAFNRVSRTEPDLPWQELEAFFHNAGWVNLNNRAGHVRLEDGRTLALMGVDDPHIHRDHMPVPNADWNAPEALRIALLHAPYQRVLNEFVHLGAQALFAGHTHGGQLRVPSVGAIVSNCDVPRDMVRGLHRWYSAEGSAVLNVSAGLGTSMYAPVRFACRPEVSLVTLHSA from the coding sequence GTGCCTAAAAAACCAGTTTTAACACGATTTGGGTACGCAACCGCGGCAGTGGCGGCAACTGCGGTGGCAGGGTTGGCGTGGACGCAGGTGGAGCGGCGGTGGCCGACGGTGCGTCACGTGGATGCCCGCGGCGTGCTGCCCACCGGGGCTGCGCCAGTGCGGGTTCTGCACGTGTCTGATCTGCACCTGTTTCCGGGCCAGGATTTCTTAGTTGATTTTGTGCGCAGTTTGGCGGAGCTGGAGTTCGACTTCGTCGTGTCTACGGGCGATAACTTCGGGTCCACCCGGGGGTTGCCGATGCTGCGCCGGGCGTACGAGCCTCTGCTGGGCCATCCCGGCGCGTTCGTGTTTGGTTCTAACGACTATTATTCGCCGCAGCCAAAACCGTGGCATTCTTACCTGGTGGGTTCGCGCCGCCACGCGTTCAACCGAGTGTCGCGTACAGAACCGGATTTGCCGTGGCAGGAGTTGGAAGCGTTTTTTCACAACGCCGGCTGGGTTAACTTGAACAACCGCGCGGGGCATGTGCGGTTGGAGGACGGGCGCACGCTGGCGCTGATGGGGGTGGATGACCCGCATATTCACCGCGACCACATGCCCGTTCCGAATGCGGATTGGAATGCGCCTGAGGCGCTGCGGATCGCCCTGTTACACGCCCCCTACCAGCGGGTCCTCAACGAGTTCGTCCACCTGGGGGCGCAAGCACTGTTCGCAGGGCATACGCACGGTGGACAGTTGCGCGTGCCGAGCGTGGGGGCGATTGTCAGTAACTGCGATGTGCCGCGCGACATGGTACGTGGTTTACACCGCTGGTACAGCGCCGAGGGGTCCGCAGTTTTGAACGTGTCCGCTGGTTTAGGTACTTCCATGTATGCGCCCGTGCGGTTTGCGTGTCGGCCCGAGGTTAGCTTGGTGACCTTGCATTCCGCGTGA
- a CDS encoding DMSO/selenate family reductase complex A subunit, producing the protein MRVLHEAQKEPKASIQAEPSSETPTQRGGVTRRSFLGWSAVAGAGLGLVGCSTQKNPYSIHGQALVANGTGRTDVDKTVWSACTVNCGSRCPLRLQVKDGQVVRVLPDNTGTDELGNQQVRACPRGRSIRHRIYNPDRLKHPLKRKAGTKRGDDQWEEISWDQALTEIAQKMKEIKRDYGNEAFYINYGTGVLGSTMSCSWPPNTTPVARLLNLYGGYLDHYSDYSTTGITQAYPYFYGGWQNTNSLDDVMNSKLQVMFGNNPQETRMSGGGQTFVTQYVKQHANVKTIVIDPRYSETSIALGDEWVALRPGTDAALIAGMIYVMLKEGLHDQAFLDKYCVGFDEDTLPEGAPKNSSYRAYLEGKGPDKTAKTPQWAARITGVPAKRIEQLAREIAGAKPCAISQGWGPQRHANGENAARAIFLLAAVTGNIGVPGGGTGGREGGSSLPVDPIFNTEYTNPSNKIISVFGWLDAIERGPELDTFNAGVGVKPEPGVRALKVPVDEDGNPTNTKLEVPIKAVFNYGSNSLVNQTGDNNRSVEILQNEENCELIVTCDIMKTVTARYSDYILPGTSTSEESDFHQGENATPMAYGIVSQQAIKPLYECKSIFDICTLLAEKLGLKDEFTGGKTREEWLEATIAAAREEDPDLPTYSQWKEMGIYRRKVDSEVPMADFREDSQANPLDTPSGKIEIYSKRLQDMGQKWHFGQIHEQRKGDTLTALPEYIETWEGPAEAQENPDYPLQVIGHHFKGRTHSSYGNVEWLKEAHVQTVWLNPIDAKTRGIKNDDLVFVYNPRGTIRLPAKVTTRISPGTVSVPQGAWYDPKPSTEVKPPKGANPNKPVDVNGSVNTLTSLHPTPLAKGMGVHTTLAQVVKA; encoded by the coding sequence TTGCGAGTACTACACGAAGCTCAGAAAGAGCCGAAAGCCAGCATTCAAGCAGAACCTTCATCTGAAACCCCCACACAACGCGGTGGGGTAACCCGCCGGTCGTTCCTCGGGTGGTCAGCCGTGGCCGGTGCGGGGCTCGGACTCGTAGGGTGTTCCACCCAGAAAAACCCGTACTCCATTCACGGCCAAGCCCTCGTGGCAAACGGAACCGGACGCACCGACGTAGATAAAACCGTGTGGTCAGCCTGCACCGTGAACTGTGGGTCACGCTGCCCCCTGCGGCTACAGGTTAAAGACGGGCAGGTGGTACGAGTCTTACCCGACAACACGGGTACAGATGAGCTGGGGAACCAGCAGGTACGCGCCTGCCCGCGCGGCCGGTCAATCCGCCACCGCATCTACAATCCGGATCGTCTCAAACACCCCCTCAAGCGCAAAGCCGGCACTAAACGCGGGGACGACCAGTGGGAAGAAATCAGCTGGGACCAGGCCCTAACCGAAATCGCGCAGAAAATGAAAGAGATTAAACGCGACTACGGGAACGAAGCGTTCTACATTAACTACGGCACGGGGGTACTTGGTTCCACGATGTCTTGCTCATGGCCGCCAAATACGACGCCCGTGGCGCGGCTACTGAACCTCTACGGCGGGTACCTGGACCACTACTCGGACTACTCCACCACGGGCATAACTCAGGCATACCCTTATTTTTATGGCGGGTGGCAAAACACGAACTCGCTTGACGACGTGATGAACTCAAAATTGCAAGTCATGTTCGGTAACAACCCGCAAGAAACCCGCATGTCTGGCGGTGGACAAACCTTCGTCACCCAATACGTTAAACAGCACGCGAATGTGAAAACCATTGTGATCGACCCGCGTTACTCCGAAACGTCGATTGCGCTTGGTGACGAATGGGTTGCGCTGCGGCCCGGAACGGACGCCGCCCTGATCGCCGGGATGATTTACGTGATGCTCAAAGAGGGGTTGCACGACCAAGCGTTCCTAGACAAGTATTGCGTGGGGTTTGATGAGGACACCCTGCCCGAAGGCGCACCGAAGAACTCCTCTTACCGCGCTTACCTAGAAGGTAAGGGCCCAGACAAGACAGCGAAAACACCGCAGTGGGCAGCGCGCATAACAGGGGTACCTGCTAAGCGCATTGAACAGTTGGCCCGCGAAATCGCCGGTGCTAAACCGTGCGCAATCAGCCAAGGGTGGGGCCCGCAGCGGCACGCGAACGGTGAGAACGCGGCCCGCGCCATCTTCTTGCTCGCAGCCGTAACCGGTAACATCGGCGTCCCCGGTGGGGGTACTGGTGGCCGGGAAGGTGGTTCTTCCCTACCGGTAGACCCGATTTTTAACACGGAGTACACGAACCCCTCAAACAAAATCATTTCCGTATTCGGATGGCTCGACGCGATTGAACGCGGCCCCGAACTAGACACGTTCAACGCCGGGGTGGGGGTAAAACCAGAACCGGGCGTGCGGGCCCTGAAAGTCCCGGTGGACGAGGATGGGAACCCGACGAACACGAAACTGGAAGTGCCAATTAAAGCGGTGTTCAACTACGGTTCGAACTCGCTCGTTAACCAAACGGGAGATAACAACCGGTCGGTAGAGATCCTCCAGAATGAAGAAAACTGTGAACTGATCGTCACGTGCGACATCATGAAAACCGTGACCGCACGGTACTCAGATTACATTCTGCCAGGCACGTCCACGTCGGAAGAATCGGACTTCCACCAGGGGGAAAACGCGACCCCAATGGCGTACGGGATCGTGTCGCAACAGGCGATTAAACCGCTGTACGAATGCAAATCCATCTTCGACATCTGCACCCTACTAGCGGAAAAACTAGGGTTGAAAGACGAGTTCACGGGTGGGAAAACGCGTGAGGAATGGCTGGAAGCCACGATTGCTGCCGCCCGCGAAGAAGACCCCGACCTGCCCACGTACTCGCAGTGGAAAGAAATGGGAATCTACCGGCGCAAAGTTGATTCCGAGGTACCCATGGCGGACTTTCGCGAAGACTCGCAAGCGAACCCGTTGGACACGCCGTCTGGGAAGATCGAGATCTACTCCAAACGCCTCCAAGACATGGGGCAAAAATGGCACTTCGGGCAGATCCACGAGCAGCGCAAGGGCGATACACTCACGGCCCTACCGGAATACATTGAAACCTGGGAAGGCCCGGCGGAAGCACAGGAGAACCCGGATTACCCACTGCAGGTGATCGGACACCACTTCAAAGGCCGCACCCACTCTTCGTACGGGAACGTGGAATGGCTCAAAGAAGCGCACGTGCAAACCGTGTGGCTTAACCCGATTGACGCGAAAACCAGGGGGATTAAGAACGACGACCTCGTGTTTGTCTACAACCCGCGCGGCACCATCCGGCTGCCTGCGAAAGTGACGACGCGGATCAGCCCCGGCACGGTTTCAGTCCCTCAGGGCGCGTGGTACGACCCGAAACCATCCACGGAAGTGAAACCGCCGAAGGGCGCGAACCCAAATAAACCGGTGGACGTGAACGGGTCCGTAAACACATTGACGTCCCTGCACCCCACGCCACTGGCGAAAGGCATGGGCGTGCACACCACCCTCGCGCAAGTGGTGAAGGCATAG
- a CDS encoding DMSO/selenate family reductase complex B subunit yields the protein MSNEKIPAPGRSNTVDAPLTQPGANYGFVFDQNVCNGCKACQIACKDKHDLPLGMNWRKVVEYTGGSWSQNDAENTFTPSVFSYYTSISCNHCVNPVCVQVCPTTAMTKREDGTVYVDQSKCVGCRYCQWACPYGAPQLDARTGHMSKCDLCYDYRVEGQNPACVDACPTRALGWGPIDALREEYGSEAGIAPLPDPSITEPNLVIKPHRDAQKWDRGTGMVQSPKEI from the coding sequence ATGAGTAACGAGAAGATACCCGCCCCGGGGCGTTCAAACACGGTAGATGCGCCGCTGACGCAACCGGGCGCGAACTACGGTTTCGTATTCGACCAGAACGTGTGTAACGGGTGTAAGGCCTGTCAGATTGCCTGCAAGGACAAGCACGACCTGCCCCTGGGGATGAACTGGCGCAAGGTTGTGGAATACACGGGTGGTTCGTGGTCGCAAAACGATGCGGAGAACACGTTTACCCCATCCGTGTTCAGCTACTACACGTCGATTTCTTGCAACCACTGCGTGAACCCGGTGTGCGTGCAAGTGTGCCCCACCACCGCGATGACTAAGCGGGAGGACGGCACGGTGTACGTCGACCAGTCCAAGTGTGTGGGCTGCCGGTACTGCCAGTGGGCCTGCCCCTATGGGGCGCCGCAGTTGGATGCGCGCACGGGCCACATGTCTAAATGCGACCTGTGTTACGACTACCGGGTGGAGGGGCAGAATCCGGCGTGTGTGGATGCGTGCCCAACCCGGGCTTTGGGGTGGGGGCCGATTGATGCGCTGCGGGAAGAGTACGGTAGCGAAGCGGGGATTGCGCCCCTACCTGACCCTTCGATTACAGAACCGAACCTGGTGATTAAACCGCACCGGGATGCACAGAAGTGGGATCGGGGCACCGGCATGGTGCAGAGCCCGAAAGAGATTTAG
- a CDS encoding dimethyl sulfoxide reductase anchor subunit family protein: MHVGELPMIIFTVVAQMSVGAFWTLGLIQFLGRLRRVDRTAVDRITNAGLYAAGPLLILGFFAAFFHLHDPFHSPFTLLHLGSSWLSRELVSGVAYGAFGAVFALTQWFNWLSRTTREVLAALTAVAGLFLIISMSGVYYFTVTVPAWHSWFTWVLFFGSTLFTGPLAVAVALTATLGVSHKRRTQTRVPKPSSGAGQPMMGTRVSRWRKSVGFVSRGFFSEGSFEPDAYALSTASLRMSNVISVVAGLCLLVAYGVRVPQLALGTGVEHAVAQAMTAHGYLVTRLVTLVIAVVLTAWVARKSWDTSRRPARALVWGLGAAFVFALVTELIGRGMHYEGLIHVGLNTTFG; encoded by the coding sequence ATGCATGTGGGCGAACTGCCTATGATTATTTTCACGGTCGTTGCGCAGATGTCCGTGGGCGCGTTCTGGACGCTGGGTTTAATCCAGTTTTTAGGGCGTTTGAGGCGCGTGGATCGCACAGCGGTTGATCGCATCACGAACGCGGGGCTCTACGCGGCAGGCCCGTTGTTGATACTGGGCTTTTTCGCGGCTTTCTTCCACCTACACGACCCGTTCCACTCACCGTTCACACTGCTGCACTTGGGGAGTTCCTGGCTGTCGCGCGAGCTGGTCAGCGGGGTGGCTTACGGCGCGTTCGGCGCGGTGTTTGCCCTCACCCAGTGGTTCAACTGGTTGTCCCGCACCACCCGCGAGGTTTTAGCGGCCCTAACCGCGGTGGCGGGCCTGTTTTTGATCATTTCGATGAGTGGGGTTTACTACTTTACGGTTACGGTGCCGGCTTGGCATTCGTGGTTCACGTGGGTGCTGTTCTTCGGTTCCACACTGTTCACCGGCCCGTTGGCGGTGGCGGTTGCGTTAACCGCTACGCTTGGGGTGTCACACAAGCGCCGCACGCAAACCCGCGTTCCGAAGCCCAGTAGTGGCGCGGGGCAGCCGATGATGGGAACCCGGGTTTCGCGGTGGCGAAAGAGCGTTGGGTTTGTCTCGCGCGGTTTCTTTTCTGAAGGTAGTTTCGAACCGGATGCGTACGCGTTATCTACCGCTTCGCTGCGCATGTCGAACGTAATATCCGTGGTGGCGGGCCTGTGTCTGCTGGTTGCTTACGGCGTGCGGGTACCGCAATTGGCGTTGGGGACCGGTGTGGAGCACGCGGTGGCGCAGGCGATGACAGCCCACGGTTACCTGGTGACTCGCCTGGTCACCCTGGTGATTGCCGTGGTGTTGACCGCGTGGGTGGCGCGTAAATCGTGGGATACTAGCCGCCGCCCCGCCCGGGCATTAGTGTGGGGTCTTGGGGCCGCGTTCGTTTTCGCGTTGGTTACGGAACTGATTGGGCGCGGCATGCATTATGAAGGTTTGATTCACGTTGGGTTGAACACGACATTCGGGTGA
- a CDS encoding TorD/DmsD family molecular chaperone: MSIDSQVLEDFAQAFTVASTLQLSPLSNAAAAELVQMGPHWPLNGFETAWQLLADGADEGEYARWQDMNRVYGLTGPAVVPPYESVHTGDDGLIFDRDTLQVRLEYLQLDLEAPKLNNEPDDHIGLELSFLAHACMTAAQAQTELFAQRAVGVAVDFSARHLLVWGPPMLRAALREASTQWFKGVQTLTLQLLEQWQELLVNAGLATVGKQTGSDGDCADSAPTSGNKTEIPSGGDTDGSAGKSADADRSAGKSAGTDLSKVKNAGAGERADVKRDWLEAL; the protein is encoded by the coding sequence ATGAGTATTGATTCGCAGGTTCTTGAGGATTTTGCGCAAGCGTTCACGGTGGCGTCTACGCTGCAGTTGAGTCCGCTTTCTAACGCCGCTGCGGCGGAGCTTGTGCAGATGGGTCCGCATTGGCCGCTTAATGGTTTTGAAACTGCTTGGCAGCTGCTTGCCGATGGGGCGGATGAGGGTGAGTACGCGCGGTGGCAAGACATGAACCGCGTGTATGGGTTAACTGGGCCAGCCGTGGTACCTCCGTACGAGTCCGTGCACACGGGTGATGATGGTTTGATTTTTGACCGCGACACCCTGCAGGTCCGTTTAGAGTACCTTCAGCTTGACCTTGAGGCACCCAAACTTAACAACGAGCCCGATGACCACATTGGGTTGGAACTGTCGTTTTTAGCGCACGCGTGCATGACGGCGGCGCAAGCGCAAACAGAGCTGTTCGCGCAACGAGCCGTCGGGGTGGCGGTAGATTTTTCTGCCCGCCACCTGCTGGTTTGGGGCCCGCCCATGTTGCGTGCAGCCTTGAGGGAAGCGTCTACCCAGTGGTTTAAAGGGGTGCAAACGTTAACGTTGCAACTGCTAGAACAGTGGCAAGAACTGCTGGTCAACGCCGGTTTAGCGACCGTTGGTAAGCAAACTGGTTCAGATGGTGACTGTGCGGATAGCGCCCCTACCTCAGGAAATAAAACCGAAATACCATCCGGTGGCGACACGGACGGTTCGGCAGGCAAAAGTGCTGACGCTGACCGTTCGGCAGGTAAGAGTGCTGGCACTGACCTCTCAAAAGTCAAGAATGCTGGCGCCGGGGAACGGGCGGACGTTAAACGCGACTGGTTAGAGGCATTATGA